A single genomic interval of Antechinus flavipes isolate AdamAnt ecotype Samford, QLD, Australia chromosome 1, AdamAnt_v2, whole genome shotgun sequence harbors:
- the MBD3 gene encoding methyl-CpG-binding domain protein 3 isoform X2: MERKSPSGKKFRSKPQLARYLGSSMDLSTFDFRTGKMLMSKMNKNRQRMRYDCSNQAKGKPDLNTALPVRQTASIFKQPVTKITNHPSNKVKSDPQKAVDQPRQLFWEKKLSGLNAFDIAEELVKTMDLPKGLQGVGPGCTDETLLSAIASALHTSTMPITGQLSAAVEKNPGVWLNTSQPLCKAFMVTDEDIRKQEELVQQVRKRLEEALMADMLAHVEEIARDGDAPGEKGTAEEEEEDEEEEEEQDQDHEMETV, encoded by the exons ccCGAGTGGGAAGAAGTTCCGAAGCAAACCTCAGCTAGCCCGTTACCTGGGGAGCTCCATGGACCTGAGCACTTTTGACTTTCGAACAGGGAAAATGCTCATGAGTAAGATGAACAAGAATCGACAGAGGATGCGCTATGACTGTTCTAACCAAGCCAAA GGAAAACCAGATTTAAATACAGCACTCCCTGTCCGGCAGACAGCATCTATCTTCAAACAGCCTGTTACCAAGATTACCAATCATCCCagtaataaagtaaaaagtgatcCTCAGAAGGCCGTGGACCAGCCTCGACAG cttttttggGAGAAGAAACTAAGTGGACTGAATGCCTTTGACATTGCAGAAGAGCTTGTGAAAACAATGGACCTTCCTAAAGGTTTACAAG GGGTTGGCCCCGGTTGCACTGATGAAACCCTTCTCTCTGCCATTGCCAGTGCTCTGCACACTAGCACAATGCCCATCACTGGACAGCTCTCAGCAGCTGTCGAGAAGAACCCTGGAGTGTGGCTTAATACCTCCCAACCACTCTGCAAAGCATTCATGGTTACTGATGAAGATATCAG GAAACAGGAAGAACTTGTACAGCAGGTGAGAAAGAGGCTGGAAGAGGCGCTGATGGCCGATATGCTTGCTCATGTGGAAGAGATTGCCCGGGATGGGGATGCTCCTGGGGAGAAAGGAACtgcagaagaggaagaagaagacgaggaggaagaagaggagcaggACCAAGACCACGAGATGGAGACTGTATAG